In Candidatus Binatia bacterium, the following proteins share a genomic window:
- the rnc gene encoding ribonuclease III, with amino-acid sequence MTDEELAALEERLGHPFADRTLLRTALTHRSSVVEHTQHNETLEFLGDAVLGLVVSELLLRAWPQANEGQLSKRRAALVNASSLARKAEALGLGPLIHLGRGEEKTGGRAKRSILAGAYEALLGAVFLDGGFDAARAVVARAFDADVSRAPVEDAGEAKTRLQELTQRLFRTAPEYTLLRATGPDHAKDFESHVAVAGRVLGSGRGGSKKLAEQAAAREALARLERESAALAAGTPPTEPSGTSASSTSEGEGA; translated from the coding sequence GTGACGGACGAGGAGCTTGCCGCGCTCGAGGAACGGCTCGGACACCCGTTTGCGGACCGCACGCTGCTGCGCACCGCGCTCACGCACCGCTCGAGCGTCGTCGAGCACACGCAGCACAACGAGACGCTCGAGTTTCTCGGCGACGCCGTGCTCGGGCTCGTGGTGAGCGAGCTCTTGCTGCGCGCCTGGCCGCAGGCGAACGAGGGACAGCTCTCGAAGCGGCGCGCGGCGCTGGTCAACGCGAGCTCGCTCGCGCGCAAGGCCGAGGCGCTCGGGCTCGGGCCACTGATCCACCTCGGCCGCGGCGAGGAGAAGACCGGCGGACGCGCCAAGCGCTCGATCCTCGCCGGCGCCTACGAGGCGCTGCTCGGCGCGGTGTTCCTCGACGGCGGCTTCGACGCCGCGCGCGCCGTCGTCGCGCGCGCGTTCGATGCCGACGTGAGCCGCGCGCCGGTCGAGGACGCGGGCGAGGCGAAGACGCGTCTGCAGGAGCTGACCCAGCGGCTGTTCCGCACCGCACCGGAGTACACGCTGCTGCGCGCGACCGGACCCGACCACGCGAAGGACTTCGAGAGCCACGTCGCGGTCGCGGGCCGCGTGCTCGGCTCGGGACGCGGCGGCAGCAAGAAGCTCGCGGAGCAGGCCGCCGCGCGTGAAGCGCTCGCGCGGCTCGAGCGGGAGAGCGCCGCGCTCGCGGCGGGCACGCC
- the mnmA gene encoding tRNA 2-thiouridine(34) synthase MnmA, which yields MRPEDVAARAREVAGAAVEEVLAVPAHLTRGARVVAAMSGGVDSAVAAALLHGAGYDVIGVSMRLGTSSRRADGHVGCCSLDDFEDARRAARRLGIPHYVVDLREVFEASVIETFTATYLQGRTPNPCTLCNRDVKFDALWRYAQTFGAVAIGTGHYARIRGDRERGFSLHAAADPAKDQSYFLFTLGQDELARTLFPVGSLAKPVVRELAAALELPVASKPESQDVCFVAGGSYVDFLERRTTAEQHRPGRIVDGEGNVLGTHAGVHRFTVGQRRGIGGGATEPRYVTAIDAATGDVRVGSRRELAVAGFVARDVRWTHAPHHGPARVRLRHRHTPVPCDVVPGEREAHVRFPEPTIGVTPGQAAVWYEGDRVLGGGWIEERL from the coding sequence ATGCGGCCTGAGGACGTCGCGGCCCGCGCGCGCGAGGTCGCGGGCGCCGCCGTCGAGGAGGTGCTCGCCGTGCCCGCGCACCTGACGCGCGGCGCGCGCGTCGTCGCCGCGATGTCGGGCGGCGTCGACAGCGCGGTCGCCGCAGCGCTGCTGCACGGCGCGGGCTACGACGTGATCGGCGTGTCGATGCGGCTCGGCACCTCGAGCCGGCGCGCGGACGGCCACGTCGGCTGCTGCTCGCTCGACGACTTCGAGGACGCGCGGCGCGCGGCGCGCCGTCTCGGCATCCCGCACTACGTCGTCGACCTGCGCGAGGTCTTCGAGGCGAGCGTCATCGAAACGTTCACCGCGACCTACCTGCAGGGCCGCACGCCGAACCCGTGCACGCTGTGCAACCGCGACGTCAAGTTCGACGCGCTCTGGCGCTACGCGCAGACCTTCGGCGCGGTCGCGATCGGCACGGGACACTACGCGCGCATCCGCGGCGACCGCGAGCGCGGCTTCTCGCTGCACGCCGCGGCCGACCCGGCGAAGGACCAGAGCTACTTTCTGTTCACGCTCGGGCAGGACGAGCTCGCGCGCACGCTGTTCCCGGTGGGCTCGCTCGCGAAGCCGGTCGTGCGTGAGCTCGCGGCGGCGCTCGAGCTGCCGGTGGCGAGCAAGCCCGAGAGCCAGGACGTCTGCTTCGTCGCCGGCGGCTCGTACGTCGACTTCCTCGAGCGCCGGACGACCGCCGAGCAGCACCGCCCGGGACGCATCGTCGACGGCGAGGGCAACGTGCTCGGCACGCACGCGGGCGTGCACCGCTTCACCGTCGGGCAGCGGCGGGGAATCGGCGGCGGCGCCACGGAGCCGCGCTACGTGACCGCGATCGACGCGGCGACCGGCGACGTGCGCGTCGGCAGCCGGCGGGAGCTCGCGGTCGCGGGCTTCGTCGCGCGCGACGTGCGCTGGACGCACGCGCCACATCATGGTCCCGCGCGGGTGCGCCTGCGTCATCGCCACACGCCGGTGCCGTGCGACGTCGTCCCCGGCGAGCGCGAGGCGCACGTCCGCTTCCCCGAGCCGACGATCGGGGTGACGCCCGGACAGGCCGCGGTGTGGTACGAGGGGGACCGGGTGCTCGGAGGCGGTTGGATCGAGGAGAGGCTGTGA
- a CDS encoding cysteine desulfurase family protein, translated as MNLDHNAGGRPRREAVEAVIAWLREDAANPSSVHAAGRRARDAVEEARDAVAALIGAKPSEVVFTSGGTEANNTAILGVVRPGTHVVSTAIEHASVLRALDAARELGADVTLLTPDAAGRVTPEQVIRALRDESALVTIGWANGEIGTVQPIAAIARELRAWAAARGRRVWLHSDAVQAAGLLDVDVARDDVDLLSLSGHKLGALPGVGALVVRGDVPLAPRMLGGPQERERRAGTENVPGIVSFGVAARLARAEREERARRAREVRERLWQELASRAAPVVRLGDADGLPSTLAVSFPGVRGDALVIALDLAGIAASTGSACAAGAAEPSHVVCAIGCGETVAVGAVRFSFGADVDLADAEPAAARIAECVRRARAGGAVSHAA; from the coding sequence ATGAACCTGGATCACAACGCAGGTGGGCGGCCTCGACGCGAGGCGGTCGAGGCGGTGATCGCCTGGCTGCGCGAGGACGCGGCGAATCCGTCGAGCGTACACGCCGCAGGTCGGCGCGCGCGTGACGCCGTCGAGGAGGCGCGCGACGCGGTCGCCGCGCTGATCGGCGCGAAGCCCTCCGAGGTCGTCTTCACGAGCGGCGGCACCGAGGCGAACAACACGGCGATCCTCGGCGTCGTGCGGCCCGGGACGCACGTGGTCTCGACGGCGATCGAGCACGCCTCCGTGCTGCGCGCGCTCGACGCGGCGCGCGAGCTCGGTGCGGACGTGACGCTGCTCACGCCCGATGCCGCGGGTCGCGTCACGCCGGAGCAGGTGATCCGCGCGCTGCGCGACGAGAGCGCGCTGGTCACGATCGGCTGGGCGAACGGCGAGATCGGCACCGTGCAGCCGATCGCCGCGATCGCGCGCGAGCTGCGCGCGTGGGCCGCGGCGCGCGGGCGGCGCGTGTGGCTGCACAGCGACGCCGTGCAGGCGGCCGGTCTCCTCGACGTCGACGTCGCGCGCGACGACGTCGATCTGCTGTCGCTCTCGGGACACAAGCTCGGCGCGTTGCCCGGCGTCGGCGCGCTCGTCGTGCGCGGCGACGTGCCGCTCGCGCCCCGCATGCTCGGCGGACCGCAGGAGCGCGAGCGCCGCGCCGGCACCGAGAACGTGCCCGGGATCGTCAGCTTCGGCGTCGCAGCACGGCTCGCACGCGCGGAGCGCGAGGAGCGTGCGCGGCGTGCGCGCGAGGTGCGCGAGCGCCTTTGGCAAGAGCTCGCGTCGCGCGCCGCACCGGTCGTGCGGCTCGGTGACGCGGACGGGCTGCCGAGCACGCTCGCGGTGAGCTTCCCGGGCGTGCGCGGCGACGCGCTGGTGATCGCGCTCGATCTCGCCGGCATCGCGGCGTCCACGGGTTCGGCGTGCGCCGCGGGGGCGGCCGAGCCGTCGCACGTCGTGTGCGCGATCGGCTGCGGCGAGACGGTCGCGGTGGGTGCGGTGCGCTTCTCCTTCGGAGCCGACGTCGACCTCGCGGACGCGGAGCCGGCGGCCGCGCGCATCGCCGAGTGCGTGCGCCGCGCGCGCGCAGGCGGAGCGGTGAGCCATGCGGCCTGA
- the cysE gene encoding serine O-acetyltransferase — translation MTFWSRIREDVLVAFERDPAARSVLEVALCYPGIHALLMHRIAHGLWRRRFYLLARLLSTISRFLTGIEIHPGAEIGRRCFIDHGMGVVIGETTKIGNDVLIYQGVSLGGTSLTKGKRHPTIEDYCVIGLGSTVLGPVTIGRHSRVGAGSVVVQSVPPHSTVVGVPGRVVSEHAPHSKEGAPLLNLDHAQLPDPLLRTLNSLAAQINRLERELAALKGEGGDQTSAEQSAEQQGAEESGPRAQLAQK, via the coding sequence ATGACCTTCTGGTCGAGGATACGCGAGGACGTGCTCGTCGCCTTCGAGCGCGATCCTGCCGCGCGCTCCGTGCTCGAGGTCGCGCTCTGCTACCCGGGCATCCACGCGCTGCTGATGCATCGCATCGCGCACGGCCTGTGGCGACGGCGCTTCTACTTGCTCGCGCGTCTGCTGTCGACGATCTCGCGCTTCCTCACCGGCATCGAGATCCATCCCGGCGCCGAGATCGGACGACGCTGCTTCATCGATCACGGCATGGGCGTCGTGATCGGCGAGACCACCAAGATCGGCAACGACGTGCTGATCTACCAGGGCGTGAGCCTCGGCGGCACGAGCCTGACCAAGGGCAAGCGCCACCCGACGATCGAGGACTACTGCGTGATCGGCCTCGGCTCGACGGTGCTCGGTCCGGTGACCATCGGCCGCCACAGCCGCGTCGGCGCGGGCTCGGTGGTCGTGCAGTCGGTGCCGCCGCACTCGACGGTGGTCGGCGTGCCGGGCCGCGTCGTGAGCGAGCACGCGCCGCACTCGAAGGAGGGCGCGCCGCTGCTCAACCTCGACCACGCGCAGCTCCCCGACCCGCTGCTGCGCACGCTCAACAGCCTCGCGGCGCAGATCAACCGCCTCGAGCGCGAGCTCGCGGCGCTGAAGGGCGAGGGCGGCGACCAGACGAGCGCCGAGCAGAGCGCGGAGCAGCAGGGCGCCGAGGAGAGTGGCCCGCGAGCTCAGCTTGCCCAGAAGTGA
- the cimA gene encoding citramalate synthase produces the protein MRRIQIYDTTLRDGCQGEEIALTVDAKLAVAEKLDAFGVHYIEGGWPGSNPRDAAFFGPAMKLGLKHAKIVAFGSTRRPNVPAHEDQNLAMILKAGTPVACIVGKTWDLHVREELRISREANLELLHDSISYLKKRLDEVILDAEHYFDGFAANPEFTLECLRAAADAGATLICLCDTRGGSLPSQIVAGVEAAKQAVDVPLGIHCHNDSELAVANSLAAVEAGCVQVQGTINGVGERCGNANLISIIANLQLKMGYQCVKPEKLRGLTELSHFVDELANREPFKQQPYVGQSAFAHKAGLHASAVRKHAATYEHIDPALVGNHQRVLVSDQAGRSNLLHKAKELGIDPALIEPKVKSLLAELKQLEHQGFQFEGADASFELLLQKAINGERTRHFELIGFRVIDEKRHENEAPIAEATIMVKGPDGTIEHTAAVGNGPVNALDVALRKALVRFYPSIEDVRLVDYKVRVLEGGEGTEAVVRVLIESQDSTSHWTTVGVSHNVIEASWQALVDSIDYKLYKDKKKRRAHRAPVAATGNVA, from the coding sequence ATGCGGCGTATCCAGATCTACGACACGACGCTGCGTGACGGCTGTCAGGGCGAGGAGATCGCGCTGACGGTCGACGCCAAGCTCGCGGTCGCGGAGAAGCTCGACGCCTTCGGCGTGCACTACATCGAGGGCGGCTGGCCGGGCTCGAACCCGCGCGACGCGGCCTTCTTCGGCCCGGCGATGAAGCTCGGCCTCAAGCACGCGAAGATCGTCGCCTTCGGCTCGACGCGGCGTCCGAACGTTCCCGCGCACGAGGACCAGAACCTCGCCATGATCCTGAAGGCCGGGACGCCGGTCGCGTGCATCGTCGGCAAGACGTGGGATCTGCACGTGCGCGAGGAGCTGCGCATCTCGCGCGAGGCGAACCTCGAGCTGCTGCACGACTCGATCAGCTACCTGAAGAAGCGCCTCGACGAGGTGATCCTCGACGCCGAGCACTACTTCGACGGCTTCGCCGCGAACCCCGAGTTCACGCTCGAGTGCCTGCGCGCGGCGGCCGACGCCGGCGCGACGCTGATCTGCCTGTGCGACACCCGCGGCGGCAGCCTGCCGAGCCAGATCGTGGCGGGCGTCGAGGCGGCGAAGCAGGCGGTCGACGTGCCGCTCGGCATCCACTGCCACAACGACTCCGAGCTCGCGGTCGCGAACTCGCTCGCGGCGGTCGAGGCCGGCTGCGTGCAGGTGCAGGGCACGATCAACGGCGTCGGCGAGCGCTGCGGCAACGCCAACCTGATCTCGATCATCGCGAACCTGCAGCTCAAGATGGGCTATCAGTGCGTCAAGCCAGAAAAGTTGCGTGGCTTGACGGAGCTGTCGCACTTCGTCGACGAGCTCGCGAACCGCGAGCCCTTCAAGCAGCAGCCCTACGTCGGGCAGAGCGCGTTCGCGCACAAGGCGGGGCTGCACGCGTCCGCGGTGCGCAAGCACGCCGCGACCTACGAGCACATCGACCCGGCGCTGGTCGGCAACCACCAGCGCGTGCTGGTCTCCGACCAGGCCGGTCGCTCGAACCTGCTGCACAAGGCGAAGGAGCTCGGCATCGACCCGGCGCTGATCGAGCCCAAGGTCAAGTCGCTGCTCGCCGAGCTCAAGCAGCTCGAGCACCAGGGCTTCCAGTTCGAGGGCGCCGACGCGTCGTTCGAGCTGCTGCTGCAGAAGGCGATCAACGGCGAGCGCACGCGGCACTTCGAGCTGATCGGCTTCCGCGTCATCGACGAGAAGCGGCACGAGAACGAGGCGCCGATCGCCGAGGCGACGATCATGGTGAAGGGCCCCGACGGGACCATCGAGCACACCGCCGCGGTCGGCAACGGCCCGGTGAACGCGCTCGACGTCGCGCTCCGCAAGGCGCTCGTGCGGTTCTACCCGTCGATCGAGGACGTGCGTCTGGTCGACTACAAGGTCCGCGTGCTCGAGGGCGGCGAGGGCACCGAAGCGGTCGTGCGCGTGCTGATCGAGTCGCAGGACTCGACCAGCCACTGGACGACCGTCGGCGTGTCGCACAACGTCATCGAGGCCAGCTGGCAGGCGCTCGTCGACTCGATCGACTACAAGCTGTACAAGGACAAGAAGAAGCGCCGCGCGCACCGCGCGCCCGTCGCGGCCACCGGCAACGTCGCATGA
- a CDS encoding aspartate kinase: MSKPLVVQKYGGTSVGSVERIQEVARRVEEYAKNNRVIVVVSAMAGETDRLLKLARALSPEPPARESDVVVASGEQVTSALLSIALQARGVPAQSFLGHQIRILTDSAHSRARIRSIDSEKLFAALDAGKVAVVAGFQGVDENDNITTLGRGGSDTTAVALAAATGADACEIYTDVDGVYTTDPRIVPHARKLERISYDEMLELASLGAKVLQIRSVEFAKRYNVRVHVRSSFNGHPGTWVVPEESNMEDVTVAGVAYDRDQAKITLTDVPDRPGLAAKIFSPIAAQGIVVDMIIQNVGADGKTDLTFTVPRLEVENALRIVREVAREVGAGEARSEGDIAKVSVVGLGMRSHAGVAAQIFEALAREGINIQMISTSEIKVSVVIDAKYTELAVRVLHDALVGKGEEAR, translated from the coding sequence ATGAGCAAGCCGCTCGTCGTACAAAAATATGGTGGCACCTCGGTGGGCTCGGTGGAGCGCATCCAGGAGGTCGCGCGCCGGGTCGAGGAGTACGCCAAGAACAACCGCGTGATCGTCGTCGTCTCGGCGATGGCGGGGGAGACCGATCGCCTGCTGAAGCTCGCGCGCGCTCTGTCGCCCGAGCCGCCCGCGCGCGAGAGCGACGTGGTGGTCGCGAGCGGCGAGCAGGTGACCTCTGCGCTGCTGTCGATCGCGCTGCAGGCGCGCGGCGTCCCGGCGCAGTCGTTCCTCGGCCACCAGATCCGCATCCTCACCGACAGCGCGCACAGCCGCGCGCGCATCCGCTCGATCGACAGCGAGAAGCTGTTCGCCGCACTCGACGCCGGAAAGGTCGCCGTGGTCGCCGGCTTTCAGGGCGTCGACGAGAACGACAACATCACCACGCTCGGCCGCGGCGGTTCCGACACCACCGCGGTCGCGCTCGCCGCAGCGACCGGCGCCGACGCGTGCGAGATCTACACCGACGTCGACGGCGTCTACACCACGGACCCGCGCATCGTGCCGCACGCGCGCAAGCTCGAGCGCATCTCGTACGACGAGATGCTCGAGCTCGCGAGCCTCGGCGCCAAGGTCCTGCAGATCCGCTCGGTGGAGTTCGCCAAGCGCTACAACGTGCGCGTGCACGTGCGCTCGAGCTTCAACGGGCATCCCGGCACCTGGGTCGTGCCGGAGGAGTCGAACATGGAGGACGTCACCGTCGCCGGAGTCGCGTACGACCGCGACCAGGCCAAGATCACCCTCACCGACGTGCCGGATCGCCCCGGACTTGCCGCCAAGATCTTCTCGCCGATCGCGGCGCAGGGGATCGTGGTCGACATGATCATTCAGAACGTCGGCGCGGACGGGAAGACGGACCTGACGTTCACCGTGCCGCGTCTCGAGGTGGAGAACGCGCTGCGCATCGTGCGCGAGGTGGCGCGCGAGGTGGGCGCGGGCGAGGCGCGCTCCGAGGGCGACATCGCGAAGGTCTCGGTGGTCGGGCTCGGCATGCGCAGCCACGCGGGCGTCGCCGCGCAGATCTTCGAGGCGCTCGCGCGCGAGGGCATCAACATCCAGATGATCTCGACCTCGGAGATCAAGGTGTCCGTGGTGATCGACGCCAAGTACACCGAGCTCGCGGTGCGCGTGCTGCACGATGCGCTCGTCGGCAAGGGCGAGGAGGCACGCTGA
- the tsaE gene encoding tRNA (adenosine(37)-N6)-threonylcarbamoyltransferase complex ATPase subunit type 1 TsaE: MEFSTQSERETEAFGERLARHLEPGTVIGLVGPLGAGKTALVRGIARGLGVEDGVVHSPTFLTATEYDGRMRLAHIDLYRHEETLPHPDWLAEILDGLDDAGDDRVAVVEWFERLGADRPDDVLRIDLDYGADDTQRTLSLAATGPRSQRLLAALTGASEAAA, translated from the coding sequence GTGGAGTTTTCGACCCAGTCCGAGCGCGAGACCGAGGCCTTCGGCGAGCGCCTCGCGCGCCATCTCGAGCCCGGCACGGTGATCGGCCTGGTGGGACCGCTCGGCGCCGGCAAGACGGCGCTCGTGCGGGGGATCGCGCGCGGCCTCGGCGTCGAGGACGGCGTGGTGCACAGCCCGACCTTCCTCACCGCGACCGAGTACGACGGCCGCATGCGGCTCGCGCACATCGACCTTTACCGTCACGAGGAAACCTTGCCCCACCCCGACTGGCTCGCCGAGATCCTGGACGGCCTGGACGACGCCGGCGACGACCGGGTCGCCGTGGTCGAGTGGTTCGAGCGCCTCGGCGCCGATCGACCGGACGACGTCCTGCGCATCGACCTCGACTATGGCGCGGACGACACGCAGCGGACGCTGTCGCTCGCCGCGACCGGCCCGCGCTCGCAGCGCCTCCTGGCGGCGCTCACCGGCGCAAGCGAGGCGGCCGCATGA
- a CDS encoding NAD(P)H-hydrate dehydratase — translation MLVTAAQMRELDRRTIELGTPGEVLMERAGAGIAAALLRRHRAACARGVVVVSGRGNNGGDGFVVARLLKKRGHRCEVVLLGRLEELEGDARLNAERWTKMRGRTVELETLDEHGAAELERRLSRAGVVVDGIFGTGLARPVEGLAAQVVEVIERAARGEASPDARPARGERGAGRETSTRGARRTRPVVVAIDLPSGLDADSGEALGVAVRADLTVTLGALKPGLVAPAGRVWAGEVELVDIGLAPEAIEAVGPYGEIGDAAMLAPLLPPRHASSHKGTHGHLLVVAGSRGKTGAAILCGRGALRGGAGLVTVACTDEVLPIIASSTPELMTEPYGRFSADEWRARLDGKAAVAVGPGLGTSDAAVELVRWLVREAGVPLVVDADGLNALARDTSVLREAKHGVVLTPHPGEMARLVGSSTKDVQARRIEVARTLARDTGAVVVLKGSGTITAAPDGRWTLNTSGNPILGTGGTGDVLAGLLGSLLAQHLEPYDAARLAVFLHGAAGDRLAERLGDAGLLASELADELPLVRHALRA, via the coding sequence ATGCTGGTCACCGCCGCGCAGATGCGCGAGCTCGATCGGCGCACGATCGAGCTCGGCACGCCGGGCGAGGTGCTGATGGAGCGCGCCGGCGCCGGCATCGCGGCGGCGCTGCTCCGGCGGCACCGCGCGGCGTGCGCGCGCGGCGTGGTGGTGGTGAGCGGGCGCGGCAACAACGGCGGCGACGGCTTCGTCGTCGCGCGCCTGCTCAAGAAGCGCGGCCATCGCTGCGAGGTCGTGCTGCTCGGACGTCTCGAGGAGCTCGAGGGCGACGCGCGGCTCAACGCGGAGCGCTGGACGAAGATGCGCGGCCGCACGGTCGAGCTCGAGACGCTCGACGAGCACGGCGCCGCGGAGCTCGAGCGCCGTCTCTCGCGCGCGGGCGTCGTCGTCGACGGCATCTTCGGCACCGGGCTCGCGCGTCCGGTCGAGGGGCTCGCGGCGCAGGTCGTGGAAGTGATCGAGCGCGCGGCGCGCGGCGAGGCGTCACCCGACGCGCGACCCGCGCGCGGCGAGCGCGGCGCGGGACGCGAGACCAGCACACGCGGCGCACGACGCACGCGCCCCGTCGTGGTCGCGATCGACCTACCGTCGGGGCTCGACGCCGACAGCGGCGAGGCGCTCGGCGTCGCCGTGCGCGCCGACCTCACGGTCACGCTCGGCGCGCTCAAGCCGGGGCTCGTGGCACCCGCGGGCCGCGTCTGGGCGGGCGAGGTGGAGCTGGTCGACATCGGGCTCGCCCCGGAAGCGATCGAGGCGGTCGGGCCGTACGGCGAGATCGGCGACGCCGCGATGCTCGCGCCCCTCCTGCCGCCGCGCCACGCGAGCTCGCACAAGGGCACGCACGGCCACCTGCTCGTGGTCGCGGGCTCGCGCGGCAAGACGGGAGCGGCGATCCTCTGCGGGCGCGGCGCGCTGCGCGGCGGCGCCGGGCTCGTCACGGTCGCGTGCACGGACGAGGTATTGCCGATCATCGCGTCCTCGACGCCCGAGCTGATGACCGAGCCGTACGGACGCTTCTCCGCGGACGAGTGGCGCGCGCGCCTCGACGGCAAGGCCGCGGTGGCCGTCGGCCCCGGGCTCGGCACGTCGGACGCGGCGGTCGAGCTCGTGCGCTGGCTGGTGCGCGAGGCGGGCGTGCCGCTGGTGGTCGACGCCGACGGCCTGAACGCGCTCGCGCGCGACACGAGCGTGCTGCGCGAGGCGAAGCACGGCGTGGTTCTCACGCCGCACCCGGGCGAGATGGCGCGCCTCGTCGGCAGCTCGACGAAGGACGTGCAGGCGCGGCGGATCGAGGTCGCGCGGACGCTCGCGCGCGACACCGGCGCCGTCGTCGTGCTCAAGGGCAGCGGCACGATCACCGCGGCGCCCGACGGACGCTGGACGCTCAACACGAGCGGCAACCCGATCCTCGGCACCGGCGGCACCGGCGACGTGCTGGCGGGTCTGCTCGGCAGCCTGCTCGCGCAGCACCTCGAGCCGTACGACGCCGCGCGCCTCGCGGTGTTCCTGCACGGCGCCGCGGGCGACCGCCTGGCGGAGCGCCTCGGCGACGCGGGGCTCCTCGCCTCCGAGCTGGCCGACGAGCTGCCGCTCGTCCGCCATGCGCTGCGCGCCTAG
- a CDS encoding pyridoxine 5'-phosphate synthase — MSTTGSVRRVALGVNVDHVATIRQARRVSYPDPLEAARIALEAGADGITVHLREDRRHIQDHDVERIAKEPGVKLNLEMAATPEMVAIARRVRPADVCIVPERREEITTEGGLAVAGHEATLAPLVRELADAGIRVSLFVDPDPVQIEAARAVGAQVVELHTGRYCDAPPADAPRELEALQAAAERAAALGLQVNAGHGLTVDNVAPVARLPHLVELNIGHSIVARAVLIGMAAAVREMRAAIDAALAG; from the coding sequence GTGAGCACCACCGGTTCCGTCCGTCGCGTGGCGCTCGGCGTCAACGTCGACCACGTCGCGACCATCCGCCAGGCGCGTCGCGTCTCGTATCCCGACCCGCTCGAGGCCGCGCGCATCGCGCTCGAAGCCGGCGCCGACGGCATCACGGTCCACCTGCGCGAGGACCGCCGGCACATCCAGGACCACGACGTCGAGCGGATCGCCAAGGAGCCGGGCGTCAAGCTCAACCTCGAGATGGCCGCGACCCCCGAGATGGTGGCGATCGCCCGCCGCGTCCGTCCGGCCGACGTCTGCATCGTCCCCGAGCGTCGCGAGGAGATCACGACCGAGGGCGGGCTCGCGGTCGCGGGGCACGAGGCGACGCTCGCCCCGCTCGTGCGCGAGCTCGCGGACGCCGGCATCCGCGTGAGCCTGTTCGTCGATCCGGATCCGGTGCAGATCGAGGCGGCGCGCGCGGTCGGCGCGCAGGTGGTCGAGCTGCACACCGGACGCTACTGCGACGCGCCCCCCGCGGACGCGCCGCGCGAGCTCGAAGCGCTGCAGGCGGCCGCGGAGCGCGCCGCCGCGCTCGGCCTGCAGGTCAACGCGGGACACGGGCTCACGGTGGACAACGTCGCGCCCGTCGCACGCCTGCCGCACCTCGTCGAGCTCAACATCGGACACTCGATCGTCGCGCGCGCGGTGCTGATCGGGATGGCGGCCGCGGTGCGCGAGATGCGCGCCGCGATCGACGCGGCGCTCGCCGGCTGA